A segment of the Solanum lycopersicum chromosome 9, SLM_r2.1 genome:
AGTCGTTACTGGATTTGGACTTGAATATGAAGCATTGAACTCGAATGAATCTGTTCTCAATCCTAGGTAATTCCTGGCAGTTTCAAAACTCCGCCTCTTTCTTTTTGATGCCTTTATTACTTTAAATCTTTCTACGTTATTTTTTTCCACTGCATGAGATCTCTGTAATGGTTTGTAATCCTGGTTCTGGAGCTGCCAACAGAGAGTCATCTGTTCAGAAGAGTTCTACCAAGTCTCGCCCCACGGGTTTGTGTTTTGAGGAAGATGGCCTATTTAATTTGGATGAGGAGGGGCGGATTGAAAAACAGCAGTTTGCTGTTGCTGCTTCAAACGTTGTTCGCAACTTCTCTTTTATGCCAGATAATGAAGTCATCATGGGCCAGCATAGACATTGCTTGGAAACTCTATTCCAATGTCTGGCAGATTATGTCACAGGTAGGAGAGAAGTttagtttgatattatgatCTCTATGTTGTGCTTACAAGCTTGCCATCTGTGATGTGACACTTTCCTTTGGGAAGTTATAACATTGATATATATATGGTTTCTCTGTTGCATAGTTGTGCTTACAAGCTTGGCATTTGTGATGTGATTATTTGTATTGAAAATGGTCCCCTCACATAATAAATTTACTACCCCTTTTTCTTAAGTCTTGATGGTCATAAGATATTAATTTTGTCTATCTTGATGTCGGCTTCTTCAATTATGCGTTGTATTTCCATTGAAAACCTATATGAATATTTCAGAACATTTTCCGGACTGCGACATAGCTTTCAGATCTGTTCAGCCTTTCCTCCTCACAAAACTATTGAATGACTCGTGTTTTTCTGGTTGATGCTTCCAattcaaatcttgaatttaaTGTTTCTCCACTAGCTTAGTGAAGTCTAAAGAAAGGTGTTGGAGTACATTATAAGTGACCTATCCATTGTGTAACACACTGAGTTTAGTGTACCTGCCCCGctatatttttttgttcctAATCTCTGGACTTAGGTTTTCCCTATTCCATAATAATGATAAACTTGTTTATATTCACCCTGCATCCCAGTGCGCTTCCTGGTCTTTAAAAGAACACCTTAAAAAgaagatatatgaaaattaaattagataggTCCTATTCTGAACAGAGAAAAAGCAATTGGAGTATGTTTGAAAAGGCATATCTCTATGCCTGAACATGTGTTTCTGTAATTTTCTGTTAAGCTCGTATCTTATACATTTTgtcatcttttttcttttatgttaacAGAGGATGAAGAACTTGTCACAAATGCTCTCGAGACTATAGTGAATATAGGTCCATTGATAGATCTTCGGATCTTCAGTTCTTCAAAACCTTCTTATATCAAAATGACGTAAGAGTATCACTTGTGGGTGTTGTTTCtcttatattattgtatgtCAACACTATAATTGAGTTTCTTGATCGTTATACAGGGAAAAGCGTGCAGTCCAGGCCCTCATGGGAGTGCTAGGATCTGCTGTTAAGGCCTGGCATTGTGCTGCTGCTGAATTAACTGGTCGTCTTTTAATAAATCCTGATAATGAACCTTTCTTACTTGCTTCTGCAACACAGGTTCATCTTGTTTTTGACAGTCCCTATTCTAGAATTCCTAAATGTACTCTGTGAATATTCAGAAAACCTGTTGACTTAAATTTATGGTTCGCAGATTAATAAACGTTTAGTTGATATCATGAGCCAACCGGCTATTGATGCTCAAGCAGCTGCTATTGGTGCATTATATAACCTTTCAGAAATAAATATGGACTGCCGTTTGAAGCTTGCTAGTGAACGATGGTGAGACAGGCAACCTGAccaagtcacaactttttatcaagttattttctgaatgatttatccACAATGTTAAACTTCAGGGCTATTGATAGACTGTTGAAGGTGATTAAGATGCCACATCCAGTGCCAGAAGTGTGCAGGAAAGCAGCAACGATTTTGGAAAACCTTGTATCAGAGCCACAGAACAAGCCCTTCCTGCTAATGCATGAAAATGCATTTGCGGAGATGCTTTTTGGTGACCCAAGATACTCAGACATATTTTCCAGGATACTATACGAACTGACATCACGGCCAAGCAACAAAATGGCATCAGCTCGGGGGATCTGGGGCATGTAACATCAAACACACAAGGTACTTTGTCTGGTGATAATTCATCTGAAATATGTTGTTGTACATAGATTTAATTGTGCTT
Coding sequences within it:
- the LOC101261958 gene encoding armadillo repeat-containing protein LFR — encoded protein: MQKREQSKLSGSSGGSVGPPAKRGRPFGSGNSNAASAAAAAAAAAADSAAPSTLLGPSLQVHSAFAEQNNKRIVLALQSGLKRELTWALNTLTLLSFKEKDEVRRDATPLAKIPGLLDALLQIIDDWRDIALPRVLVKAPRVRLLGANSVVTGFGLEYEALNSNESVLNPRESSVQKSSTKSRPTGLCFEEDGLFNLDEEGRIEKQQFAVAASNVVRNFSFMPDNEVIMGQHRHCLETLFQCLADYVTEDEELVTNALETIVNIGPLIDLRIFSSSKPSYIKMTEKRAVQALMGVLGSAVKAWHCAAAELTGRLLINPDNEPFLLASATQINKRLVDIMSQPAIDAQAAAIGALYNLSEINMDCRLKLASERWAIDRLLKVIKMPHPVPEVCRKAATILENLVSEPQNKPFLLMHENAFAEMLFGDPRYSDIFSRILYELTSRPSNKMASARGIWGM